A stretch of Kaistella flava (ex Peng et al. 2021) DNA encodes these proteins:
- a CDS encoding reprolysin-like metallopeptidase, whose protein sequence is MKKIFTSLVLGLIGTTAIAQWSPTSMQGERIRTTSNVKSYYSLDLTMMRSKLATAHETGKSAKPVEIKLPTLDGKVERFAVYSSPVVAKSLEDRYQLGSYVGVGIDDPTAYVRFSVSPNDFQSMMLRKGVYEFIEPQNTSKSVYGVHPKTNKSDDNKAFFCSTNEEPLTKKQMDQLYKDGSGFSNNAYDFKKSSDKKYRTMRLAMSVTGEYTNYFGGVEGAITAINATMTRSNFVFEKDFGLHLILQDFPELIYTDPATDPYSPAASGSGGAWNLELQKTLTNVIGNDAYDIGHLFGATGGGGNAGCIGCVCVNPASASTKAKGSGFTSPADGKPFGDNFDVDYVAHEMGHQLGANHTFSMSTEGTGQNVEPGSGSTIMGYAGITGATDVQPHSDAYFHINSIIQVQNNLISKTCDIETPIDNNPPVITPMPDVTIPKGTAFVLTAQATDAENNPLNYTWEEVDNATAAITKTNLGTTTNGASFRSIMGTASPTRFFPKLETVMAGTLSNPNGWEAVSSVARVSNFRVTVRDNNPDVAQQQTQQALQKVTVNANGPFKITSSKVYNNAAGPLTWDVVGTNAAPFNVSDVKVDYTTDNGLTWTVLSESTPNDGSEDFSFASFATNTALKVRISAIGNVFYAVAPVTVSAIVPCDGTAPAGLAVSTVTNATANLNWDPIAGATYKVRYKKVADATWSEAASTTTTYAIIGLTEGTAYEAQVAGVCSGNPGLYSASVNFTTTVPSYCAAGATSTSFEKINNITFANINNSSTGTAGYEDFTAVSGNVTKGTTYTFTATSNSSYATDEIRVWIDFNGDKDFDDEGEFVLQSDLHKSPWTGSITIPEDAKSGPTRMRVRLQDSSYNPNNGPCGNSQYGQVEDYTIEINGLAVGESGNKVNVQVYPNPATDVLNISKVNDKAGFIIYNMAGQAVNKGKIVNGKVQVSQLQKGVYIIAVDNDGELTKVKFIKK, encoded by the coding sequence ATGAAGAAAATTTTTACTTCTTTGGTTCTTGGATTGATTGGTACGACTGCCATTGCACAATGGAGTCCTACTTCAATGCAGGGAGAGAGAATCCGTACAACATCTAATGTTAAGAGCTACTATTCGCTAGATCTTACGATGATGAGATCAAAACTTGCTACTGCGCATGAGACAGGTAAGAGTGCAAAACCAGTAGAGATTAAATTACCTACACTTGATGGTAAAGTTGAAAGATTTGCAGTGTACAGCTCGCCTGTTGTTGCGAAGTCATTGGAAGACCGTTATCAATTGGGTTCTTATGTTGGAGTTGGGATTGATGATCCTACTGCTTATGTAAGATTCAGTGTTTCGCCAAACGATTTCCAGTCAATGATGCTCAGAAAAGGGGTTTATGAATTCATTGAGCCACAAAATACTTCTAAATCAGTTTATGGTGTTCACCCGAAAACCAATAAATCCGACGATAATAAAGCATTCTTTTGTTCAACCAACGAGGAGCCTTTAACAAAAAAGCAAATGGATCAACTCTACAAAGATGGTAGCGGTTTTTCAAATAATGCTTATGATTTTAAAAAATCTTCTGACAAGAAATACAGAACTATGCGTCTTGCAATGTCTGTTACTGGGGAGTATACCAATTACTTTGGTGGTGTTGAAGGCGCAATTACAGCTATTAATGCTACAATGACCCGTTCGAACTTTGTTTTTGAAAAAGATTTCGGTCTTCACTTAATTCTTCAAGATTTTCCTGAGTTAATTTATACCGATCCGGCGACAGATCCATATTCACCAGCTGCTTCTGGTTCAGGTGGAGCATGGAATTTGGAACTTCAAAAAACATTAACTAACGTTATTGGAAATGATGCCTATGATATTGGTCACTTATTCGGAGCTACCGGAGGAGGAGGAAACGCAGGGTGTATTGGTTGCGTTTGTGTGAATCCTGCAAGTGCATCAACAAAAGCAAAAGGGTCAGGATTTACTTCTCCTGCTGATGGAAAACCATTTGGAGATAATTTTGACGTCGATTATGTTGCTCACGAAATGGGTCACCAATTAGGTGCAAATCATACCTTCTCTATGAGTACTGAAGGTACTGGTCAGAATGTAGAGCCAGGATCTGGATCTACTATTATGGGTTACGCAGGGATTACGGGAGCTACAGATGTTCAGCCGCATTCTGATGCTTATTTCCATATTAATTCTATTATTCAGGTTCAAAATAACTTGATTTCTAAAACATGTGATATCGAAACTCCAATCGATAATAATCCACCAGTGATTACTCCAATGCCAGACGTTACTATTCCTAAAGGAACTGCGTTTGTATTGACAGCGCAGGCAACTGATGCAGAAAATAATCCTTTGAACTATACTTGGGAAGAGGTTGATAATGCAACAGCAGCTATTACTAAAACTAATTTAGGAACTACAACTAATGGTGCAAGTTTTAGATCAATTATGGGAACCGCAAGTCCTACAAGATTCTTTCCTAAGTTAGAAACTGTAATGGCAGGAACTTTAAGCAACCCTAATGGTTGGGAAGCGGTATCATCTGTAGCTAGGGTTTCTAATTTTAGAGTTACCGTTAGAGATAATAATCCAGATGTTGCTCAGCAGCAAACTCAACAGGCACTTCAGAAAGTAACTGTTAATGCAAACGGTCCATTTAAAATTACAAGTAGTAAAGTTTATAATAATGCAGCTGGTCCTTTGACTTGGGATGTGGTAGGAACTAACGCTGCTCCATTTAATGTTTCAGATGTAAAAGTTGATTATACAACTGACAATGGTTTAACATGGACTGTTTTATCGGAATCTACACCAAATGATGGATCTGAAGATTTCAGTTTTGCATCATTTGCTACAAATACTGCATTAAAAGTAAGAATTTCTGCAATCGGAAATGTATTCTATGCAGTTGCTCCAGTTACAGTATCTGCGATTGTTCCATGTGATGGGACTGCTCCTGCAGGTCTTGCTGTTTCTACAGTTACAAATGCTACGGCAAATTTAAACTGGGATCCTATTGCAGGCGCAACTTATAAAGTAAGATACAAAAAAGTAGCAGATGCTACTTGGTCCGAAGCTGCTTCAACAACAACGACTTATGCAATCATCGGATTAACTGAGGGTACTGCTTATGAAGCTCAGGTTGCTGGTGTCTGTTCAGGTAATCCAGGTTTATACTCTGCATCTGTTAACTTCACTACGACTGTTCCATCATATTGTGCAGCAGGTGCAACTTCTACTAGTTTTGAAAAAATCAATAATATAACATTTGCGAACATTAATAATAGTTCAACTGGAACTGCAGGATATGAAGATTTCACCGCAGTATCTGGAAATGTAACCAAAGGAACTACTTATACTTTTACAGCAACTTCTAATTCGTCGTATGCGACTGATGAAATAAGAGTTTGGATTGATTTTAACGGAGATAAAGATTTTGATGATGAAGGAGAATTCGTGTTGCAAAGTGATTTACATAAATCTCCATGGACAGGATCAATTACTATTCCTGAAGATGCGAAAAGTGGTCCAACTCGTATGAGAGTAAGATTACAAGATAGCTCTTATAATCCTAATAATGGCCCTTGTGGAAATTCTCAATACGGTCAGGTTGAAGATTATACTATAGAAATTAATGGTCTTGCAGTTGGCGAAAGTGGAAATAAAGTGAATGTTCAAGTGTATCCGAATCCGGCTACCGATGTTCTAAATATTTCTAAAGTAAACGACAAAGCAGGTTTCATTATTTATAATATGGCAGGTCAAGCTGTAAATAAAGGTAAAATTGTCAATGGTAAAGTACAGGTTTCTCAATTGCAGAAAGGGGTATATATTATTGCAGTAGATAACGATGGTGAGTTAACCAAAGTGAAATTTATCAAAAAATAA
- a CDS encoding DUF6759 domain-containing protein gives MFQLKNVLFILCISLCSTQIYAQQKSKDFSKIMQSTSIYEIDAYLKVAHPDDPRRSVLKPRLIEMLKEYIRTAHPADSRVAEFQQKIALLRTKPSTRISYDEMSEIIRQKQIAKYKEELNNSSGFGSVQGGSGQQSADGGSFAGSSTIATLDAVEQGEFTTLMSISPAEHKSKTVQILNSLFDNDPTSKESIVLIENKSDCNMIVRIDGPDNFKYRLAVPSHGENSIVVQKGDYLFTSKICGAQYAAQKTVQQATMVSLDNTSK, from the coding sequence ATGTTTCAACTAAAAAACGTCCTTTTCATTCTTTGTATTTCACTATGCAGTACTCAAATCTATGCCCAGCAAAAAAGCAAAGATTTTAGCAAAATCATGCAGAGTACGAGTATCTATGAAATTGATGCGTATTTAAAAGTAGCACATCCTGATGATCCTAGAAGATCAGTACTCAAGCCTCGATTGATTGAGATGCTTAAAGAGTACATTAGAACCGCTCATCCTGCAGATTCCAGAGTTGCTGAATTTCAGCAAAAAATTGCACTTTTAAGAACAAAGCCTTCAACCAGAATTAGTTATGACGAAATGTCAGAAATTATAAGACAGAAACAGATTGCTAAGTATAAGGAGGAACTTAATAACAGCAGTGGTTTTGGATCCGTACAAGGCGGTTCCGGACAACAGTCGGCAGATGGTGGGTCGTTTGCAGGAAGTTCCACTATAGCGACCTTAGATGCAGTGGAGCAAGGTGAATTTACGACATTGATGTCGATCTCTCCTGCTGAGCATAAAAGTAAAACGGTACAAATTCTGAATTCACTATTCGATAATGATCCTACCAGTAAAGAAAGTATTGTATTAATCGAGAATAAGTCCGATTGCAATATGATTGTTAGAATAGATGGACCTGATAATTTTAAATACCGACTTGCGGTTCCATCTCATGGTGAAAATTCTATCGTAGTACAAAAAGGCGATTATCTATTTACAAGTAAAATTTGTGGGGCACAATATGCAGCACAAAAAACAGTACAGCAAGCCACGATGGTTTCTTTGGATAACACCAGCAAATAA
- the trmB gene encoding tRNA (guanosine(46)-N7)-methyltransferase TrmB produces MGKNKQARFDENKILPNVFQPTRAQALEGFNLKGKWRSEVFKNNNPIVLELGCGKGEYSVGLAKAFPDKNFIGIDIKGARFWFGAKDAINNNLNNVAFLRTQIELINHFFDEDEVDEIWITFPDPQIKYRRTKHRMTHPDFLERYKKILKKDGIMHLKTDSEFLHGYTLGLLQGLGHEIMFANHDIYGAPEFDPETPLLREIKTYYEGLFEAKGKTITYIKFRIT; encoded by the coding sequence ATGGGCAAAAATAAGCAAGCAAGATTTGACGAAAATAAAATTCTTCCAAACGTTTTTCAACCAACAAGAGCACAAGCGCTGGAAGGTTTTAACTTGAAAGGCAAGTGGCGAAGCGAAGTATTTAAAAATAATAATCCAATCGTTTTAGAATTGGGTTGTGGTAAAGGAGAGTATTCTGTAGGTTTAGCAAAAGCTTTTCCAGATAAAAATTTTATTGGTATCGATATTAAAGGTGCTAGATTTTGGTTCGGTGCGAAAGATGCCATCAACAATAATTTAAATAATGTTGCGTTTCTAAGAACACAGATTGAGTTAATTAACCATTTTTTTGATGAAGATGAGGTTGATGAAATCTGGATTACCTTCCCAGATCCACAAATTAAATACAGACGTACCAAGCATAGAATGACCCATCCGGATTTTTTAGAACGCTACAAGAAAATTTTAAAGAAAGACGGTATCATGCATCTTAAAACTGACTCAGAGTTTTTGCATGGATATACTTTAGGCCTTCTTCAAGGTTTAGGTCATGAAATTATGTTCGCGAATCATGATATTTATGGTGCTCCAGAGTTTGATCCGGAGACCCCTTTATTAAGAGAAATCAAAACTTATTATGAAGGTTTATTTGAGGCAAAAGGAAAAACGATCACTTACATTAAATTTAGAATCACTTAA
- the rlmD gene encoding 23S rRNA (uracil(1939)-C(5))-methyltransferase RlmD — MRKRKQNIILENIKLVSAGSKGVAVGRTDEGKTVLVSGAVPGDIVNARVKKSKSNYYEAEMIEIVERSPFRVEPKCMHFGVCGGCKWQNLSYDKQLEFKQDEVYNHIKRIAGIEDFETMPILGSDEQYFYRNKMEFSFSNARWLTQYEISSEENFGNRDALGFHIPGMWSKILDLKECFLQEDPSNAMRLAIKKHAVENGLEFFDVKGQQGFLRTVMFRQNSKGEWMVLFQLFREEKENQQKLFDFMLSQFPQIKTLLFCHNSKQNDSLYDQVVKIYSGDGFLMEEMEGLKFKIGPKSFFQTNYKQALNLYAKTLEFADLKGDEVVYDLYTGTGTIAQYVARKAKQVIGIESVQESIDAAKEHAELNGLTNCTFYCGDMKEIFNDEFIAQHPKADVLITDPPRDGMHQKVVEQILKIAPEKIVYVSCNSATQARDLALMKDHYKLVKILPVDMFPQTHHVENIALLIKI; from the coding sequence ATGAGAAAGAGAAAACAAAATATAATATTAGAAAATATAAAACTGGTTTCAGCTGGTTCAAAAGGTGTTGCTGTTGGAAGAACTGACGAAGGAAAAACCGTTCTGGTTTCTGGTGCAGTTCCTGGTGATATTGTAAACGCCCGAGTGAAAAAATCGAAATCGAATTATTACGAAGCAGAAATGATAGAGATTGTTGAAAGATCACCTTTCCGTGTGGAGCCAAAATGTATGCACTTCGGTGTTTGCGGTGGCTGCAAATGGCAGAATCTTTCGTATGACAAACAACTCGAATTTAAACAAGACGAAGTTTATAATCATATTAAAAGAATTGCAGGGATTGAAGATTTCGAAACGATGCCAATTCTTGGAAGCGACGAACAATATTTCTATCGTAATAAAATGGAATTTTCTTTTTCTAATGCACGTTGGTTAACCCAATATGAAATTAGTTCTGAAGAAAATTTCGGAAATCGTGATGCGTTAGGATTTCATATTCCTGGAATGTGGAGTAAGATTCTCGACTTGAAAGAATGTTTCCTACAAGAAGATCCATCAAATGCGATGAGATTGGCGATTAAAAAACATGCGGTAGAAAATGGTTTAGAATTTTTCGATGTTAAAGGGCAACAAGGATTTTTAAGAACCGTAATGTTCCGCCAGAATTCAAAAGGCGAATGGATGGTTTTGTTCCAGTTATTCCGTGAGGAGAAAGAGAATCAGCAGAAATTGTTCGACTTCATGTTAAGTCAATTCCCGCAGATTAAAACTTTACTTTTCTGTCATAATTCCAAACAGAACGATTCATTATATGATCAAGTAGTTAAGATCTATTCTGGCGATGGCTTTTTAATGGAAGAAATGGAAGGTTTGAAATTTAAAATAGGACCGAAATCATTTTTCCAGACGAATTATAAACAAGCTTTGAATTTATATGCAAAAACTTTAGAGTTTGCAGATTTAAAAGGAGATGAGGTTGTTTACGATTTATATACCGGAACCGGAACGATTGCGCAATATGTTGCCAGAAAAGCAAAACAGGTGATTGGGATTGAATCCGTTCAGGAATCAATTGATGCTGCAAAAGAACACGCAGAATTAAATGGTTTAACCAACTGTACTTTCTATTGCGGTGATATGAAAGAAATCTTTAATGATGAATTTATCGCACAACATCCGAAAGCAGATGTATTGATTACAGATCCACCAAGAGATGGAATGCATCAAAAAGTGGTAGAGCAAATTTTGAAAATCGCTCCCGAAAAAATCGTTTACGTAAGTTGTAATTCTGCAACCCAAGCCAGAGATTTAGCGTTGATGAAAGATCATTATAAATTGGTAAAAATATTACCAGTTGATATGTTCCCGCAAACACATCATGTTGAAAATATTGCTTTACTAATTAAAATATAA
- a CDS encoding DUF6048 family protein encodes MKTKRIFTFFFSFLLVIAFAQKKQDSLKVKWKYEPNFLVGFDVLNAGIGAFSDRKLFQGFVSSKVKDNWFAIVDAGFENNIYQKNGYDASVSGPFLKLGALYMMAHDQENPMNGFFVGGKVAGSFYNQEYKAVPIRGFGGSDISQAFPQSNQSSYWMEINIGGRVQLFESPFYIEATAQPKYLVFSTTQDEIKPMIVPGFGKSSAKFNIGFSWNIAYSF; translated from the coding sequence ATGAAGACAAAACGCATCTTTACCTTCTTTTTTAGTTTTCTTTTGGTAATTGCTTTTGCTCAGAAAAAGCAAGATTCTCTAAAAGTAAAATGGAAATATGAACCTAATTTTTTAGTAGGGTTCGATGTTTTGAATGCAGGAATTGGTGCTTTTTCAGATCGAAAACTGTTCCAGGGTTTTGTCTCTTCTAAGGTTAAAGATAATTGGTTTGCCATTGTAGATGCTGGTTTTGAAAATAATATTTATCAAAAAAATGGATATGATGCTTCTGTCAGTGGACCATTTCTAAAGTTAGGAGCACTTTATATGATGGCGCACGATCAAGAAAATCCGATGAATGGTTTTTTTGTCGGAGGTAAAGTTGCTGGCTCTTTTTATAATCAAGAATATAAAGCAGTTCCAATTCGGGGATTTGGTGGAAGTGATATTTCGCAAGCATTCCCACAATCTAATCAAAGTTCTTATTGGATGGAAATTAATATTGGAGGAAGAGTACAGCTATTTGAATCTCCATTTTATATTGAGGCAACTGCTCAACCGAAATATTTAGTATTTTCCACAACACAAGATGAAATTAAGCCGATGATTGTCCCGGGATTTGGAAAAAGCTCAGCCAAATTCAATATAGGTTTTTCCTGGAATATTGCTTATTCGTTCTAA
- a CDS encoding zinc-dependent metalloprotease gives MKGLKNFFALVLVVGFVNSATAQVKDTLVTKSDSAGIVKGKPAAKKPEKIKPYKEVITDKAITDSGVLSVHKVEDKFYFEIPDNVYGKEFLLVSRLTKAAAGMRSGTSGYAGDQIAQNVITFEKGPQDKIFIKSISFVDYAKDSTSEMYNSVMRNNMQSIVMSFDIKAFGKDKKSSVIDVTEMLNADNELVSFAATAKKGYKVGNFQKDNSYVNFVKSFPNNIEINTTKTFARTLGDVTTAPGQDKPVVSGNYTVEINSSLVLLPRDKMQARYFDPRVGYFAVGYTDFDLDPQGVKRVSLIKRWRLEPKPEDLEKYKRGELVEPAKPIVFYIDPATPKKWVPFLMAGVNDWAKAFEKAGFKNAIYAKVPNAKDEPGWSLEDARYSAIVYKPSDVPNASGPSISDPRTGEILESHINWYHNVMLLLRNWYFVQASPNDARARKMDFDDALMGQLIRFVSSHEVGHTLGLRHNFGSSSTVPVENLRDKKWVEKNGHTPSIMDYARFNYVAQPEDKIGESGIMPRIGDYDNWAIDWGYRRFYQYNSPDKEKQHLNKWVMTKLKDNRLWFGTESNPYDPRSQSEQVGDDAMIASNYGIKNLKRVVDNLQDWTKKPNEDFSNLSTMYDQVTGQFARYLGHVSKYIGGQMETPKTAEQSGSVYEVVSKAEQKRALAFLNENIFFTPEWLLKKEVFQNTGKAQVAVVENLQNTVLNRILASNVLQMMYQNQVMDKDAYQLVDYMNDLKGYIFTNSNVDLYRRNLQRNYVGSLISLLNTRPASFSRGSGGVMVSENSDVSAIVRGTLKTVKEELLAKNDSDLINKYHYNDLVYRIDKALDPK, from the coding sequence ATGAAAGGATTAAAGAATTTTTTTGCATTAGTTCTAGTTGTCGGATTTGTTAATTCTGCGACAGCACAGGTAAAAGATACGTTGGTTACCAAATCAGATTCTGCTGGAATTGTTAAAGGTAAACCTGCAGCCAAAAAACCAGAAAAAATAAAACCTTATAAAGAGGTGATTACTGATAAGGCTATAACAGATTCGGGAGTGCTTTCCGTACATAAAGTTGAAGATAAATTTTATTTCGAAATACCGGATAATGTTTATGGAAAAGAATTTTTGTTGGTCAGCCGATTGACGAAAGCTGCAGCTGGAATGCGATCTGGTACAAGTGGATATGCAGGAGATCAGATTGCACAGAATGTCATTACTTTTGAAAAAGGGCCGCAGGATAAAATTTTCATTAAATCGATTTCCTTTGTAGATTACGCAAAAGATTCTACCTCAGAAATGTATAATTCTGTGATGCGGAATAATATGCAATCTATTGTAATGTCTTTTGATATTAAAGCTTTTGGGAAAGATAAAAAATCATCCGTTATCGATGTTACAGAAATGTTGAATGCTGATAACGAACTTGTTTCATTTGCTGCAACAGCTAAGAAAGGATATAAAGTTGGCAATTTCCAAAAAGATAATTCATATGTCAATTTTGTTAAATCTTTTCCGAATAATATTGAAATAAATACGACTAAAACTTTCGCAAGAACTTTAGGAGATGTGACGACCGCGCCAGGACAGGATAAACCTGTAGTGAGCGGAAACTATACGGTGGAAATTAATTCATCTCTTGTTTTATTGCCAAGAGATAAAATGCAGGCAAGATATTTTGATCCGCGAGTAGGTTATTTCGCTGTTGGATATACTGACTTTGACTTAGATCCCCAGGGAGTAAAAAGAGTTTCGCTTATTAAAAGATGGAGGTTAGAACCGAAACCGGAAGATCTTGAAAAATATAAAAGAGGCGAATTGGTAGAGCCGGCAAAACCTATTGTGTTTTATATCGATCCAGCAACTCCAAAGAAATGGGTTCCATTTTTAATGGCAGGTGTTAATGATTGGGCAAAAGCTTTTGAAAAAGCAGGATTTAAAAATGCTATTTATGCCAAAGTTCCAAATGCTAAAGATGAACCAGGCTGGAGTTTGGAAGATGCGAGATATTCAGCGATTGTATACAAACCTTCAGATGTTCCTAATGCTTCCGGACCTTCAATTTCAGATCCAAGAACTGGAGAAATTTTAGAAAGTCATATTAACTGGTATCATAATGTGATGCTTCTGCTTAGAAACTGGTATTTTGTACAGGCTTCACCCAATGATGCGCGTGCCCGTAAAATGGATTTTGATGATGCATTAATGGGTCAGCTTATCCGTTTCGTTTCGTCTCATGAAGTAGGACATACTTTAGGATTAAGACATAATTTCGGTTCAAGTTCGACTGTGCCTGTTGAAAATCTTCGTGATAAAAAGTGGGTTGAAAAAAATGGACATACTCCATCGATCATGGATTACGCAAGATTTAATTATGTAGCTCAACCAGAAGATAAAATTGGAGAAAGCGGAATAATGCCAAGAATCGGAGATTATGATAATTGGGCTATCGATTGGGGTTATAGAAGATTTTATCAGTACAATTCGCCTGACAAAGAAAAACAGCATCTTAACAAATGGGTGATGACTAAACTAAAAGATAATCGTCTTTGGTTTGGAACAGAAAGTAATCCGTACGATCCACGTTCTCAAAGTGAGCAAGTTGGAGACGATGCAATGATTGCTTCCAATTACGGTATTAAAAACTTAAAGCGCGTTGTAGATAATTTACAGGACTGGACTAAAAAACCAAATGAAGATTTTTCTAACCTTTCTACAATGTATGATCAAGTAACGGGACAATTTGCAAGATATTTAGGACATGTTTCAAAATATATTGGTGGTCAAATGGAAACTCCTAAAACTGCTGAACAAAGTGGTTCTGTGTACGAAGTTGTTTCTAAAGCAGAGCAAAAGCGTGCCTTAGCATTTTTAAATGAAAACATTTTTTTTACGCCTGAATGGTTGCTTAAAAAAGAAGTTTTTCAGAATACAGGGAAAGCTCAGGTAGCAGTTGTGGAGAATTTACAAAACACCGTTTTAAATAGAATTTTGGCCAGCAACGTTTTACAGATGATGTATCAGAATCAGGTGATGGATAAAGATGCTTATCAACTTGTTGACTATATGAATGATTTAAAAGGTTATATTTTCACGAATTCTAATGTAGATCTTTACCGCAGAAATTTGCAGCGCAATTATGTGGGATCATTAATTAGTCTTTTAAATACGAGACCAGCGTCTTTTTCCAGAGGGTCAGGTGGTGTAATGGTTTCTGAAAATTCCGACGTTTCTGCGATTGTGCGAGGAACTTTGAAAACGGTTAAAGAAGAACTTTTGGCAAAAAATGATTCTGATTTAATTAATAAATACCATTATAACGATTTAGTTTATAGAATTGATAAGGCTTTAGATCCAAAATAA
- a CDS encoding DUF6452 family protein → MKIKVLLLLFIFLFLSSCGSDDDICIGGEATPRMKIKFKTKSSGKMKTMDSLFIAVDYGAGPVAVFGSVVKTDSVLIPLRVDETPFTKMYVGTSRKTVNSEIKINYTTTSEYVSPACGIKKLYQNVNSVLEVPNAVLGVEQNQTQIIDEDKTHLYLLF, encoded by the coding sequence ATGAAAATTAAAGTACTCTTATTGTTATTCATTTTTCTGTTTCTGAGCTCATGTGGCTCAGATGATGATATCTGTATTGGTGGTGAAGCAACCCCACGAATGAAGATTAAATTCAAGACTAAATCTAGCGGAAAAATGAAAACAATGGATTCTCTTTTCATTGCGGTAGATTATGGAGCGGGCCCAGTCGCTGTTTTTGGTAGTGTTGTAAAAACCGATTCTGTTTTGATTCCGTTGCGTGTTGATGAAACTCCTTTTACAAAAATGTATGTGGGAACTTCCAGGAAGACGGTCAATTCAGAAATTAAAATAAATTATACGACGACCTCGGAATATGTTTCGCCAGCGTGTGGAATTAAGAAATTATATCAAAATGTAAACTCCGTGCTCGAAGTTCCCAATGCGGTTTTAGGAGTTGAACAAAATCAAACACAAATCATTGATGAAGACAAAACGCATCTTTACCTTCTTTTTTAG
- a CDS encoding TlpA family protein disulfide reductase — MSKYFLMLLIAFVAMSCSKKVEVSGNFAGGSPLERIEFIEASGVATLPLVNIGVDSKGSFTGTFDAPKDGMYIMTYAGKQAMVYLKAGQKLNISGQADAFPGKFTVTGDAKKNNDFIQEALAQIQEYAGKINVGELVSKDEATFLKEVEKIRTDLEGRIDAAAKKTSPDSDAVQWKKDELNASVLGLMSQYEMNHAQATGKPDFKVSKNFTDAEAKLDKDKDRMLKNQPIYRNYLLGKLSKEFQAYAEANNKTGQETSSVLFSNFLDTKKEMSQLEKDYLLAFVMSNSDINPSTTPENSAKITKLIQDKIKDPVIKKDLEHIQFVLSGPKVGEVITSAKLVKEDGSAFKLTDNKDKPAMVMFYASWNPYISEATLPVLKEITNFYKAKMNFIYVNLDDTKDQFAKSSKAMLLGFPGTNVYGEGGMNSQIAKDLGIYGFKLPSFIVIDKEGKVASKFFYNLGDPELVNVLDKMTGLKAPAAPEATLQNDLVQPPMEAAPATK; from the coding sequence ATGAGTAAGTATTTTTTAATGCTATTAATTGCATTCGTTGCAATGTCATGTTCTAAGAAAGTTGAGGTTTCTGGTAATTTTGCTGGTGGATCACCTTTAGAAAGAATTGAATTTATAGAGGCTTCGGGTGTAGCAACACTTCCGTTGGTTAATATTGGAGTAGACAGCAAAGGAAGCTTTACTGGAACTTTCGATGCGCCAAAAGACGGAATGTACATCATGACTTATGCGGGGAAACAAGCAATGGTTTATTTAAAAGCAGGTCAGAAATTAAATATTTCAGGACAGGCAGATGCTTTCCCAGGTAAATTTACGGTGACTGGAGATGCCAAGAAAAACAATGATTTCATTCAAGAAGCATTAGCTCAGATTCAAGAGTATGCGGGAAAAATAAATGTTGGTGAATTGGTTTCTAAAGATGAAGCTACATTTTTAAAAGAAGTTGAAAAAATCAGAACTGATTTAGAAGGTCGTATCGATGCTGCTGCTAAAAAAACGTCTCCGGACAGCGATGCAGTTCAGTGGAAAAAAGATGAATTGAATGCAAGTGTTCTTGGATTGATGAGTCAGTACGAAATGAATCACGCACAAGCAACTGGAAAACCAGATTTCAAAGTTTCTAAAAACTTTACCGATGCTGAAGCGAAATTAGATAAAGACAAAGACAGAATGTTGAAAAATCAACCGATTTATAGAAATTATTTATTGGGGAAATTAAGTAAAGAATTCCAGGCTTATGCAGAAGCAAATAATAAAACTGGACAAGAAACTTCTTCCGTTTTGTTCTCTAATTTTTTAGATACGAAGAAAGAGATGTCTCAGTTAGAAAAGGATTATTTGTTAGCATTTGTAATGTCGAACAGTGATATCAATCCTTCAACAACTCCAGAAAACTCTGCGAAAATCACTAAACTGATTCAAGATAAAATTAAAGATCCAGTAATCAAAAAAGATTTAGAGCACATCCAGTTTGTACTTTCTGGTCCTAAAGTGGGCGAAGTGATTACTTCTGCAAAATTAGTAAAGGAAGACGGTAGCGCTTTTAAATTGACAGATAACAAAGATAAACCAGCAATGGTAATGTTTTACGCTTCTTGGAATCCTTATATTAGTGAGGCAACACTTCCTGTTTTAAAAGAAATTACCAACTTTTACAAAGCTAAAATGAATTTCATCTATGTGAATTTAGATGACACCAAAGATCAGTTTGCTAAAAGCAGTAAAGCAATGTTACTTGGATTTCCAGGAACTAACGTTTACGGTGAAGGCGGAATGAATTCTCAAATCGCTAAAGATTTAGGAATCTACGGTTTCAAACTTCCATCATTCATCGTTATTGACAAAGAAGGAAAAGTAGCCAGTAAATTCTTCTATAATTTAGGTGATCCAGAATTGGTAAATGTACTAGATAAAATGACCGGACTAAAAGCACCAGCTGCTCCAGAAGCAACACTGCAAAATGATTTGGTTCAGCCACCAATGGAAGCAGCTCCAGCGACAAAATAA